Below is a window of Streptomyces genisteinicus DNA.
CCGCTGCCAGGTGGGCACCATCGCGGACGCCTTCCCGATGCCCCGGTGCCCGAGGTTGGCGATGGGCGGATGCAGGAAGGCGTCGGCACAGGCGGTCACGGCGGGCACGATCCTGCTGCGGGGTTCGGGTGCGTCGCGGGGCACGCCGACGGTGAACGACCGGTGCCTGGCCGTCATGGGGCCGCGTGCCGCCCGGGCCGCCGCCAGGTCCGTCAGACCGGTGGTCACCGCGCCGCCCTGCTGGGCGGTGTCGACGAGGTACGCGGTGCTTTCGTCGTAGCCGTAGAGGGCGACGACATGGCCCCCGAAGTGCACTTTCGAGGCGAAGTACGGCAGGTGGTAGCTGTCGAGCTGGAGTCCGACGGGCCGGCCCGCGTCGACGGCGGCGGTCACGTTCGCCCATGCCCTGCGGGGCGAGGAGGTCTCCTCGACGGTGAGTTCCAGCCCGAGTGCGGCGGCCAGGTTCCGCGTGAGTTCGAACGGTCTGACCCGGCCGCCGAGGAACGGGAAGTCCATGTTCCGGGCGTCCCAGTAGACGAACGACAGACCGGACCCGAGGCCGAAGAGCATCGGTTCGGACAGCTCGATGCCCTCGTGACGCAGCAGGACGTCCAGTGCCGTCGTCTCGCAGTGGACCATCCCCCGGGTGTCGACGCCGGGCACCGTGGTCATGCCGGCACCTTGCGGGCACGTGTCGCCGGCGGGTGCCGCGCGTACCGCAGGTGGCGACGGAGCCCCGGCGGTGCGCCGGCCGGGCCCGGGGGACGCGACCCGCGCTCGGGCGGCCGCGGGCGCGGCCGCCGGACACCGGGCCGGCGCAGCGGCGCGGAGCGTCGGATGGTGGGAGTTGCCGTGTGCATCGCCCCATCGTGGACCCTCCCGCCGGAGAAGCGCACGCCGCCACGGGGCCGCCGGTCTCCCCGGTGGGCGCACGCGTCGCTTCGCCCCTTCCCCGTTCCCGTCCCGGTCCCGCCACGGGTACCCGTCCCGGCCCCAGGCCGCGCCGCCGCACGGTCCGTCGTCCACGACGGCGCACGCGGGCTCGGCGGAGCGCAGGTTCGTGCGCCCGGTGCGCCTTCGCGCCCCCGGCAGGGGGATGGTCGCCGGGGCGGCCGGTACCCGACCATGAGCAGCCGGGCGGATGCCTTCGGGCGGTGCGGTCCGCCGGGTGTTCCGCGGGACGGTAGGGGGATCTCGATGGTGCGACGCTGGCTGATCACCGGATGTTCCTCGGGCCTCGGGGCGGCGCTGGCCGCGGCCGTGGCCCGCCGCGGCGACGTCGCGGTGGTCACCGCGCGCCGGGTCGCCGACCTGGAGCCGCACACGGCCGACTGGCCCGGCCGGCTCCACCCGGTGCCACTGGAACTGCGCGACCCCGCGCAGTGCGAGCGGGCCGTCCGCACCGCCGTCGAGCAACTCGGCGGCGTGGACGTCCTGGTGAACAACGCGGGGGCCGGCCTGTTCGGCGCGGCCGAGGAGGTCGGCGACGCCGAGATCCGCGACCAGCTGGAGACCCTGGTGGTGGGCCCCTGGCGGCTGGCGCGCCTGGTCCTGCCGCTGATGCGCGCTCAGGGGCACGGGCACATCGTCAACGTCTCCTCCCTCGCGGGCCGCATGGCCTTCCCCGGCCTGAGCGCGTACGTCGCCGGCAAGTACGCCCTGGAGGGCATGAGTCAGGCCCTGGCCGCGGAGGTGTCCCCGCTGGGCATCCGCGTGACCGTGCTCGAACCGGGCGGCTTCGCCACCCGCTACGGGACCTCGCTCACCGAATCGGCCCGCCGGCTGCCCGCGTACACCGGGTCGACCGCCGCCACCCTCGCCGGGGTCCGCGGGATGGCCCACGACGCCGCCACCGGACGGCCCGGGGACTTCGCCGAACAGGTGCTCGCCGTCGTCACGGCCACCGGGCCGACGCCGCTGCGCGTCCCGATCGGGGCGGACGCCTACGCCTATCTCGAAGCGGCGGAGCAGGCAGCCCGGGACGAGCTCGCCGCCGCCCGTGCGCTGACCACCGGGTCCGTGCCGCCGTCCGACCCGCTCCCGGCGGTCTGACCGGACGTCCCACGCGTGCGCCGGGTGCCCCGGCCGCGTACGGCGCACGCGCCCGCCGGGGCGGCTTGCCCGCAGTCGGAGCAATCCGAGGTGCCGCACCGCCGGGCCACGAGGGTGGCCGGGTGAGTACCGGAAGCTCCCCGGCAGCGCGCCCGGACCGTCTGATCACCCTGTCCGACGGCATCTTCGCCATCGCCATGACGCTGCTCGCCCTCGACGTCCGCGTCCCGCCGGACCTCGGGTCCGCAGAGTTCGACGAAGCCCTGCGCGAGACGCTGCCCCAACTCGCCGCCTACGCGCTCAGCTTCCTCATCGTGTCCATCTTCTGGCGTGACCAGCGCCGGCTCCTGCTCATGTCCGCGACGACCGGGGGAATCCCCCAGTACCTGGCGCTCGCCGTGCTCGGCGTCATCGCGCTCGTCCCCTTCCCCACGGCCATGCTCGCCGAGTACGGCGCCCGGGAACCGGTGGCGGTGGCCGCGTACGCGGCCATGATCTGCCTCGTCGACCTGCTGCACCTCGCGATGTTCGCCCTGCTGAGGGTCAGGCACGGCATCACGGACGTGGGGGAGTGGCGCGACACGGCGGCGGACCTGGCCGCGACCGTCGTCGTGTTCGGCGCGTCCGTGCCGTTGGCCTTCCTCGCACCGCACGCGGCGATGTGGTGCTGGCTCGCGCTGTTCCCGGTGAAGGTCGTGCTCGGCCGCCAGGAGCGCCGCAGGCGGGACGCCCCGGGGCCGCCACCGGGCGGCCGGGACCCGCGGGCCCGGCCCGGTGCTGCGGGGCCGGGGGACCCGCCCCGCAGCACGGGGCCCTGACAGCACACCGGGCCGGCCGGAGCTCAGGCCGCCTGTTCGCCACCGGCGCCTTCCGGCCGCCGCGCCCGCAGCACGGGCATCATCGTCTCGACGGCGCCTTGTGCCAGGTGCTCCAGGACGAGGCGGTTCACCAGGTCGGGCCGCTCCAGCGGCACCAGATGGGACGCGCCCGGGACGACGGCCAGCCGGGCGTCCGGCAGCCCGCGGTACAGCGACGCGGTGTGCTCCAGTGTCATCAGGTCGTCGTCGCCCACCATGACGAGCACCGGCGCCGCGATCCGCGCCAGTTCGTCCGCGGCGATCTCCGGCTGGGTGCGCCACATGTCCAGCACCTTCGCCGCCACCACCGGCCAGTGTCCGGCGCCGTCCGGTGACACGGGCTCGTACAGCTCACGGAAGAAGGCGAGATCGGGACCGTCGGCCGTCATCGTGTCGAGCATTCCGGGCTCGGTGAAACACTCGGGACCCGGGCGGAAGTTGGCGCCGATGACCACGACCCTGCGCACCAGGTCGGGCCGGGCCGCGGCCACGAGCAGCGCCACGACACCGCCGTCGCTCCACCCGACGAGGTGGGCCGGTTCGCGGACGACGGACTCCACGAACGCCACCGTGTCGTCCGCCATGTCCCGGTAGGACAGCGGCCCCGGGACGTCGGGGGTGTGGCCGTGGGCGCGCCGCTCGGGAAGGAGCACGCGATGGACCGCGGCGAGATCGGCGCGCTGCGCGCCCCAGGCGTCGTTGGTGCAGAAGCCGCCGTGCAGCAGGACCAGCGGATCGCCGGACCCCTCGCTCTCGTACCAGGTCCTCACACCGGGAAGGTCCGCGTAGTCGCCCATCGCCTCGACACCTCTCCGGACGGTCCGTGCGCCCGGCCCCGCCGCGGCCGTGCGGCGGCAGGAGAGGACCGGTCACCGCCGTCCCTGCGGACGGCCCCGTCCCCGGCCAGTCTCCGCCGCCTCCGGGGCGCCCGCC
It encodes the following:
- a CDS encoding BtrH N-terminal domain-containing protein; this encodes MTTVPGVDTRGMVHCETTALDVLLRHEGIELSEPMLFGLGSGLSFVYWDARNMDFPFLGGRVRPFELTRNLAAALGLELTVEETSSPRRAWANVTAAVDAGRPVGLQLDSYHLPYFASKVHFGGHVVALYGYDESTAYLVDTAQQGGAVTTGLTDLAAARAARGPMTARHRSFTVGVPRDAPEPRSRIVPAVTACADAFLHPPIANLGHRGIGKASAMVPTWQRRAADPGRDLRQAALLMERGGTGGALFRNLYRDFLAECTGLIDSRRLRTGLALYTEAAALWTRTAELIGEAGETGDEQCLVRAGGILGDLSRVEREAMEALSRLGGEVSRAARP
- a CDS encoding SDR family NAD(P)-dependent oxidoreductase; amino-acid sequence: MVRRWLITGCSSGLGAALAAAVARRGDVAVVTARRVADLEPHTADWPGRLHPVPLELRDPAQCERAVRTAVEQLGGVDVLVNNAGAGLFGAAEEVGDAEIRDQLETLVVGPWRLARLVLPLMRAQGHGHIVNVSSLAGRMAFPGLSAYVAGKYALEGMSQALAAEVSPLGIRVTVLEPGGFATRYGTSLTESARRLPAYTGSTAATLAGVRGMAHDAATGRPGDFAEQVLAVVTATGPTPLRVPIGADAYAYLEAAEQAARDELAAARALTTGSVPPSDPLPAV
- a CDS encoding TMEM175 family protein, whose translation is MSTGSSPAARPDRLITLSDGIFAIAMTLLALDVRVPPDLGSAEFDEALRETLPQLAAYALSFLIVSIFWRDQRRLLLMSATTGGIPQYLALAVLGVIALVPFPTAMLAEYGAREPVAVAAYAAMICLVDLLHLAMFALLRVRHGITDVGEWRDTAADLAATVVVFGASVPLAFLAPHAAMWCWLALFPVKVVLGRQERRRRDAPGPPPGGRDPRARPGAAGPGDPPRSTGP
- a CDS encoding alpha/beta fold hydrolase; this translates as MGDYADLPGVRTWYESEGSGDPLVLLHGGFCTNDAWGAQRADLAAVHRVLLPERRAHGHTPDVPGPLSYRDMADDTVAFVESVVREPAHLVGWSDGGVVALLVAAARPDLVRRVVVIGANFRPGPECFTEPGMLDTMTADGPDLAFFRELYEPVSPDGAGHWPVVAAKVLDMWRTQPEIAADELARIAAPVLVMVGDDDLMTLEHTASLYRGLPDARLAVVPGASHLVPLERPDLVNRLVLEHLAQGAVETMMPVLRARRPEGAGGEQAA